The Thunnus albacares chromosome 21, fThuAlb1.1, whole genome shotgun sequence genome window below encodes:
- the znf438 gene encoding zinc finger protein 438, with product MKSLQFRSIAPKAPAVVPSPSPAVLSCQPPSALPEATTASSPKSIIVPTQNYALMQIAGQDGTFSLVALPPSVSSQTPQQQPQQTQSIQKNLKLPIPRYQPVRSKGTTDKVRSPPLVARVKTASKVAVTAQTKVSKASSVMKKNQQESKNTKETLVPKEEPSEQVILIDPASSDISVTALLPDNAVLYPGSQLERAPDGSERPATTGLIKNLQYPPAAVKTSPGKTQEQSKTTVRLCQSKPAAAQPSSSITVLSPAIFSKAVQIIPSPPKGKLPILPYSKMKSTLIPAAKLSLSPEKKGFSNQTGLTSPLDPTSKTLETAEALGHNQVPNSTLQPQAKTTLMPVLGTLQKPPGKKRGRKRKTMEDILAFEARKKRSLSFFCRRVPEKPPAVVPGSKQKEVDISKKYRSIRPKPMLVMETVPQLVSLPAITPDGQEQELVLGHHLPTPTTTKTLDCPPQPAPVTLHLRGASHPRVFIGSRPLHRCPTCSRCFQFKHHLQSHMNSHTNSQPYVCSVCRKAYAHSGSLSTHMKLHHSEVRPRRSLCCEFCEKAFGYVGVYFSHLREVHKVVLTVEPSISHHEDDMSVEGANSPETSDEQDREDPVELQIKCGRCQAITPTFADMKMHLVYVHGEEVQVRLHEGQPPRGGREAENELVKHAAHYWRQFNEKRNLVKCGSCDEEFFSFSKLKRHIMSHHRGREGEDSGNFSSPDSSVGLGVLAAGSAFNCVLCREVLDTKEGVMEHWRSRHHCEQPNLLWAALSSYSGQEEGEAEGDLDTPAPSPH from the exons ATGAAGAGCCTTCAGTTCCGGAGCATCGCCCCTAAGGCCCCAGCCGTGGTGCCCTCCCCCTCCCCCGCGGTCCTGTCCTGCCAGCCTCCCTCTGCCCTCCCTGAGGCTACCACCGCCTCTAGCCCCAAGTCCATCATTGTGCCCACCCAAAACTATGCACTGATGCAAATAGCAGGTCAGGATGGCACTTTCTCTCTGGTGGCGCTGCCCCCTTCTGTATCCTCTCAGACACCACAGCAACAACCGCAACAAACCCAGTCAATCCAAAAGAACCTAAAGTTACCCATTCCCAGATACCAGCCAGTGAGGAGCAAGGGGACCACAGATAAGGTCAGATCACCACCACTAGTTGCTAGAGTGAAAACTGCCTCCAAGGTTGCTGTGACAGCACAAACAAAGGTGAGCAAGGCATCATCAGTGATGAAGAAAAATCAACAGGAGTCCAAGAACACAAAGGAAACCCTAGTGCCCAAAGAGGAACCTTCAGAGCAGGTAATTCTGATTGACCCGGCCTCCTCTGACATCTCTGTCACTGCTCTGCTACCGGACAATGCTGTCCTCTATCCTGGCTCTCAGTTGGAGCGAGCACCAGATGGCTCTGAACGACCTGCTACAACTGGCCTTATTAAGAATCTCCAGTACCCCCCTGCTGCTGTCAAAACCTCCCCAGGCAAAACCCAGGAGCAAAGTAAGACTACAGTGAGGCTGTGCCAATCCAAGCCTGCTGCAGCCCAGCCTTCAAGCAGTATCACTGTCCTGTCCCCTGCCATCTTCAGCAAAGCGGTCCAGATTATCCCATCCCCACCTAAGGGTAAACTTCCCATCCTGCCCTACTCTAAAATGAAGAGCACCCTCATACCAGCTGCCAAGCTCAGTTTGTCCCCAGAGAAGAAGGGTTTCTCAAACCAGACAGGACTCACCAGCCCCTTAGATCCTACATCCAAGACCCTTGAGACAGCTGAAGCCTTGGGTCATAACCAGGTGCCGAACTCTACTCTACAGCCCCAGGCCAAGACCACACTCATGCCTGTGTTGGGAACCCTCCAGAAACCACCTGGTaagaaaagagggaggaagagaaagacaatGGAAGACATCTTGGCATTTGAGGCCCGAAAGAAGAGGTCCTTGTCTTTCTTCTGTAGAAGGGTCCCTGAGAAACCGCCAGCAGTTGTTCCAGGCTCCAAACAAAaggaagttgacatttcaaagAAGTACCGCAGCATTCGACCCAAGCCCATGTTGGTTATGGAGACAGTTCCTCAGCTGGTTAGCTTGCCTGCCATTACCCCAGATGGCCAAGAACAGGAGCTTGTACTTGGTCATCATCTCCCCACACCCACCACAACCAAGACCCTGGACTGTCCTCCCCAACCAGCTCCAGTAACCCTCCACCTGAGAGGTGCCTCTCATCCCAGAGTATTTATAGGCAGCCGTCCGCTCCACCGTTGCCCCACCTGCAGCCGCTGTTTCCAGTTCAAGCATCACCTCCAGAGCCACATGAACAGTCACACCAACAGTCAGCCATACGTATGCTCAGTCTGCCGCAAAGCGTACGCTCACTCTGGCAGCCTTAGCACCCATATGAAGCTTCACCACTCTGAGGTACGCCCACGTCGGTCTCTGTGCTGCGAGTTCTGTGAGAAGGCCTTTGGATATGTGGGGGTGTACTTCAGTCATCTGAGAGAGGTACACAAGGTGGTGCTGACCGTGGAGCCGTCCATTAGCCATCATGAGGATGACATGTCTGTTGAGGG GGCCAACTCCCCAGAGACGTCTGACGAGCAGGATCGTGAAGACCCTGTGGAGCTGCAGATTAAATGCGGCCGCTGCCAGGCGATCACTCCCACCTTTGCTGACATGAAGATGCACTTGGTTTATGTACATGGGGAGGAGGTCCAGGTTCGACTTCACGAGGGCCAACCGCCGCGGGGTGGTCGTGAGGCTGAGAATGAGCTGGTAAAGCACGCTGCCCACTATTGGCGGCAGTTCAACGAGAAGCGCAACCTGGTGAAGTGTGGCAGCTGCGACGAGGagtttttctccttctctaAGCTCAAGAGGCACATCATGTCCCACCACCGGGGAAGGGAAGGGGAGGACAGTGGGAACTTCTCATCACCAGATAGCAGTGTGGGCCTCGGGGTCCTTGCGGCAGGTTCAGCCTTTAACTGTGTGCTTTGCAGAGAGGTGTTGGACACTAAAGAGGGGGTTATGGAGCACTGGAGGAGTCGCCACCACTGTGAGCAGCCCAACCTTCTGTGGGCTGCCCTGAGCTCCTACTCTGGCCAGGAAGAGGGTGAGGCAGAAGGTGATCTGGACACTCCCGCTCCAAGCCCACACTAG